The following are from one region of the Poecilia reticulata strain Guanapo linkage group LG7, Guppy_female_1.0+MT, whole genome shotgun sequence genome:
- the fignl2 gene encoding fidgetin-like protein 2 isoform X1 — protein MLSPIVPYSLLKMHWNPEHAQPLSQWPEQHLDVSSTTSSPAHKGDLYSGRGRSSYNYAWANDDISALTASNLLKRYAEKYAGVLDSPYDRPPTVGTYPEPGAFGGLNGQKTELEPWPLTHNVDGSYPLVPPGGHESLSSSKTVATSAGLPGVSSVSVVNSNLSDSAYSGSSSCSGSGEYPSSYNGTYLSSGFCPQPSAALPPTSLHTLQPTPTLVPSYSPNTPVYNYPPSTYPPQTSLAPSYSHPSTTYLPSGLPAPTPIPSRPTVVGGSYSYQSANLGASESGGTLKRKAFEMGVEEDDSGDRSRYRKYSYDALKAGGTSPYGVSEKTECRGNGFSSSGSSDPQTFKSSKPSSQPLVSPQYGAGGEYSPPAGMTGENGVTEQGFTQQQHRPQSLKRPALCSAPIEAMKSPDPRLLELINGELLDCSPALLWTELFGLTHVKAALEEDLLWPVLRPSPLVRPPRTVLLFGPRGGGKTTLIRSLASQMGASFYRVSGPMLASKGKLEAEHILGSLLQVAGARQPAVILLSQVEAMEEEEGLRQILLTTLEKIQVGPTGLVILVCATGRPDLLQDPVHRSFAKKYYVSLPDMGIRQHVLLQALTPQGCTLSEREMTAVLQRTEGFSVWELLQLSQQVLSSASSPAGAMHGLTTSPKTPDFTDFENAFCKVRPHTTTKDLDTCIEWSKMYSH, from the coding sequence GCCTGTTAAAGATGCACTGGAACCCAGAGCATGCCCAGCCCCTCAGCCAGTGGCCCGAGCAGCACCTGGACGtctcctccaccacctcctctcCAGCCCACAAGGGGGATCTCTACTCCGGCCGCGGACGCAGCTCCTACAACTACGCCTGGGCCAACGACGACATCTCCGCCCTCACAGCCTCAAACCTCCTGAAGCGCTACGCTGAAAAGTACGCGGGTGTGTTGGACTCACCGTACGACCGGCCTCCTACGGTGGGAACGTACCCAGAGCCGGGGGCATTTGGGGGCCTTAACGGCCAGAAGACAGAGCTGGAGCCTTGGCCGCTCACACACAACGTTGATGGCTCTTATCCTTTGGTTCCTCCTGGAGGCCATGAGAGTCTTTCGAGCTCCAAGACTGTTGCCACATCTGCGGGCCTCCCTGGGGTGAGCAGCGTGTCAGTAGTCAACAGTAATCTGTCAGACTCGGCCTACAGtggcagcagctcctgcagcgGTTCAGGCGAGTATCCCTCCAGCTACAACGGCACCTATCTCTCCTCAGGGTTCTGTCCTCAGCCCAGTGCAGCACTTCCCCCCACCTCCCTTCACACTCTGCAACCCACACCCACTCTGGTGCCCAGCTACAGCCCCAACACACCAGTTTATAACTACCCACCCAGCACATACCCACCCCAGACTAGCCTTGCTCCCAGCTACAGTCATCCCTCCACAACGTACCTCCCCTCAGGTCTACCAGCTCCTACCCCTATCCCCTCCAGGCCCACAGTGGTTGGAGGCTCATACAGCTACCAGAGCGCCAACCTCGGAGCATCCGAGTCTGGAGGGACATTAAAGAGGAAGGCCTTTGAAATGGGCGTAGAGGAGGATGACAGTGGGGATCGATCACGGTACAGGAAGTACAGCTATGATGCCCTGAAGGCTGGAGGAACCTCTCCCTATGGAGTGAGTGAGAAAACAGAGTGCAGGGGAAATGGATTCAGCAGCTCAGGCAGCTCAGACCCTCAAACCTTCAAGTCCAGCAAGCCCTCCTCTCAGCCCCTGGTGTCTCCTCAGTATGGGGCCGGAGGGGAGTACAGTCCTCCTGCAGGCATGACGGGGGAGAACGGGGTGACGGAGCAGGGCTTCACCCAGCAACAGCACCGCCCCCAGTCACTCAAACGCCCTGCGTTGTGTTCTGCACCTATTGAAGCTATGAAGAGCCCAGACCCCCGACTGCTGGAGCTCATCAACGGAGAGTTGTTAGACTGCAGCCCTGCACTGCTCTGGACCGAACTGTTTGGGCTCACTCACGTCAAGGCTGCCCTGGAAGAGGACCTGCTGTGGCCCGTGTTACGGCCCAGCCCATTGGTGCGCCCGCCAAGAACCGTCCTGCTGTTTGGTCCCAGAGGAGGGGGGAAGACGACGCTGATTCGTTCGTTGGCCTCGCAGATGGGGGCTTCCTTCTACCGTGTGAGCGGACCTATGTTGGCATCTAAAGGGAAGCTCGAAGCAGAACACATTCTGGGTTCTCTGCTGCAGGTGGCAGGGGCTCGGCAACCCGCCGTGATTCTGCTCAGTCAGGTGGAAGcaatggaggaggaggaggggctGAGGCAGATACTGCTGACAACTCTGGAGAAAATCCAGGTGGGGCCCACAGGTTTGGTTATTCTTGTGTGTGCCACTGGTAGGCCAGATCTCCTGCAGGACCCGGTCCACCGGAGCTTCGCCAAGAAGTATTATGTGAGCCTCCCTGACATGGGGATCCGTCAGCATGTCCTGCTGCAGGCGCTGACGCCTCAGGGTTGCACCCTGAGTGAGAGGGAGATGACCGCTGTGCTGCAGCGCACCGAGGGCTTCTCCGTGtgggagctgctgcagctgagccAGCAGGTGCTCTCCTCAGCATCTTCCCCGGCCGGAGCCATGCACGGCCTCACCACGTCCCCCAAAACTCCGGACTTTACAGATTTTGAGAATGCCTTTTGCAAGGTGCGCCCACACACCACCACAAAGGACCTGGACACTTGTATAGAGTGGAGCAAGATGTACAGCCACTGA
- the fignl2 gene encoding fidgetin-like protein 2 isoform X2, whose translation MHWNPEHAQPLSQWPEQHLDVSSTTSSPAHKGDLYSGRGRSSYNYAWANDDISALTASNLLKRYAEKYAGVLDSPYDRPPTVGTYPEPGAFGGLNGQKTELEPWPLTHNVDGSYPLVPPGGHESLSSSKTVATSAGLPGVSSVSVVNSNLSDSAYSGSSSCSGSGEYPSSYNGTYLSSGFCPQPSAALPPTSLHTLQPTPTLVPSYSPNTPVYNYPPSTYPPQTSLAPSYSHPSTTYLPSGLPAPTPIPSRPTVVGGSYSYQSANLGASESGGTLKRKAFEMGVEEDDSGDRSRYRKYSYDALKAGGTSPYGVSEKTECRGNGFSSSGSSDPQTFKSSKPSSQPLVSPQYGAGGEYSPPAGMTGENGVTEQGFTQQQHRPQSLKRPALCSAPIEAMKSPDPRLLELINGELLDCSPALLWTELFGLTHVKAALEEDLLWPVLRPSPLVRPPRTVLLFGPRGGGKTTLIRSLASQMGASFYRVSGPMLASKGKLEAEHILGSLLQVAGARQPAVILLSQVEAMEEEEGLRQILLTTLEKIQVGPTGLVILVCATGRPDLLQDPVHRSFAKKYYVSLPDMGIRQHVLLQALTPQGCTLSEREMTAVLQRTEGFSVWELLQLSQQVLSSASSPAGAMHGLTTSPKTPDFTDFENAFCKVRPHTTTKDLDTCIEWSKMYSH comes from the coding sequence ATGCACTGGAACCCAGAGCATGCCCAGCCCCTCAGCCAGTGGCCCGAGCAGCACCTGGACGtctcctccaccacctcctctcCAGCCCACAAGGGGGATCTCTACTCCGGCCGCGGACGCAGCTCCTACAACTACGCCTGGGCCAACGACGACATCTCCGCCCTCACAGCCTCAAACCTCCTGAAGCGCTACGCTGAAAAGTACGCGGGTGTGTTGGACTCACCGTACGACCGGCCTCCTACGGTGGGAACGTACCCAGAGCCGGGGGCATTTGGGGGCCTTAACGGCCAGAAGACAGAGCTGGAGCCTTGGCCGCTCACACACAACGTTGATGGCTCTTATCCTTTGGTTCCTCCTGGAGGCCATGAGAGTCTTTCGAGCTCCAAGACTGTTGCCACATCTGCGGGCCTCCCTGGGGTGAGCAGCGTGTCAGTAGTCAACAGTAATCTGTCAGACTCGGCCTACAGtggcagcagctcctgcagcgGTTCAGGCGAGTATCCCTCCAGCTACAACGGCACCTATCTCTCCTCAGGGTTCTGTCCTCAGCCCAGTGCAGCACTTCCCCCCACCTCCCTTCACACTCTGCAACCCACACCCACTCTGGTGCCCAGCTACAGCCCCAACACACCAGTTTATAACTACCCACCCAGCACATACCCACCCCAGACTAGCCTTGCTCCCAGCTACAGTCATCCCTCCACAACGTACCTCCCCTCAGGTCTACCAGCTCCTACCCCTATCCCCTCCAGGCCCACAGTGGTTGGAGGCTCATACAGCTACCAGAGCGCCAACCTCGGAGCATCCGAGTCTGGAGGGACATTAAAGAGGAAGGCCTTTGAAATGGGCGTAGAGGAGGATGACAGTGGGGATCGATCACGGTACAGGAAGTACAGCTATGATGCCCTGAAGGCTGGAGGAACCTCTCCCTATGGAGTGAGTGAGAAAACAGAGTGCAGGGGAAATGGATTCAGCAGCTCAGGCAGCTCAGACCCTCAAACCTTCAAGTCCAGCAAGCCCTCCTCTCAGCCCCTGGTGTCTCCTCAGTATGGGGCCGGAGGGGAGTACAGTCCTCCTGCAGGCATGACGGGGGAGAACGGGGTGACGGAGCAGGGCTTCACCCAGCAACAGCACCGCCCCCAGTCACTCAAACGCCCTGCGTTGTGTTCTGCACCTATTGAAGCTATGAAGAGCCCAGACCCCCGACTGCTGGAGCTCATCAACGGAGAGTTGTTAGACTGCAGCCCTGCACTGCTCTGGACCGAACTGTTTGGGCTCACTCACGTCAAGGCTGCCCTGGAAGAGGACCTGCTGTGGCCCGTGTTACGGCCCAGCCCATTGGTGCGCCCGCCAAGAACCGTCCTGCTGTTTGGTCCCAGAGGAGGGGGGAAGACGACGCTGATTCGTTCGTTGGCCTCGCAGATGGGGGCTTCCTTCTACCGTGTGAGCGGACCTATGTTGGCATCTAAAGGGAAGCTCGAAGCAGAACACATTCTGGGTTCTCTGCTGCAGGTGGCAGGGGCTCGGCAACCCGCCGTGATTCTGCTCAGTCAGGTGGAAGcaatggaggaggaggaggggctGAGGCAGATACTGCTGACAACTCTGGAGAAAATCCAGGTGGGGCCCACAGGTTTGGTTATTCTTGTGTGTGCCACTGGTAGGCCAGATCTCCTGCAGGACCCGGTCCACCGGAGCTTCGCCAAGAAGTATTATGTGAGCCTCCCTGACATGGGGATCCGTCAGCATGTCCTGCTGCAGGCGCTGACGCCTCAGGGTTGCACCCTGAGTGAGAGGGAGATGACCGCTGTGCTGCAGCGCACCGAGGGCTTCTCCGTGtgggagctgctgcagctgagccAGCAGGTGCTCTCCTCAGCATCTTCCCCGGCCGGAGCCATGCACGGCCTCACCACGTCCCCCAAAACTCCGGACTTTACAGATTTTGAGAATGCCTTTTGCAAGGTGCGCCCACACACCACCACAAAGGACCTGGACACTTGTATAGAGTGGAGCAAGATGTACAGCCACTGA